One Fulvia fulva chromosome 12, complete sequence genomic region harbors:
- a CDS encoding NADH-ubiquinone oxidoreductase, producing the protein MFVLRRQTQALALRAPTANPVTALQPLRTANAAFISSSSNKKADPHAGPTTAVRAVGPSNVKGNPGAPSPMKKVTEGMEVPLASQEGNKGVVQYALTTLDSIANWARQGSLWPMTFGLACCAVEMMHLSTPRYDQDRLGIIFRASPRQSDVMIVAGTLTNKMAPALRQVYDQMPDPRWVISMGSCANGGGYYHYSYSVTRGCDRIVPVDIYVPGCPPTSEALMYGIFQLQKKMRHTKITRMWYRK; encoded by the exons ATGTTCGTACTACGGCGGCAGACTCAGGCGTTGGCGCTGCGCG CACCAACAGCCAACCCAGTGACCGCACTCCAGCCTCTACGAACAGCGAACGCCGCCTTCATCTCTTCATCGTCGAACAAGAAGGCAGACCCGCATGCCGGCCCTACTACCGCCGTCCGAGCAGTCGGTCCATCAAATGTTAAGGGCAACCCAGGCGCGCCTTCACCGATGAAGAAGGTCACAGAGGGCATGGAAGTGCCATTGGCAAGTCAGGAAGGAAACAAGGGTGTCGTACAATATGCGCT CACGACTCTGGACTCGATCGCCAACTGGGCACGACAAGGCTCCCTCTGGCCCATGACCTTCGGTCTCGCCTGCTGCGCCGTCGAGATGATGCACCTTTCCACCCCACGATACGACCAAGATCGACTTGGTATAATTTTCCGTGCCTCGCCACGTCAATCCGATGTCATGATCGTCGCCGGCACACTTACCAACAAGATGGCACCCGCACTGCGACAAGTCTACGATCAGATGCCAGATCCCCGTTGGGTCATTTCCATGGGCTCGTGCGCGAACGGTGGAGGATACTACCACTACAGCTACAGCGTGACAAGAGGGTGTGACCGAATTGTGCCAGTGGATATCTATGTGCCGGGCTGTCCGCCGACGAGTGAGGCGCTTATGTACGGTATCTTCCAGCTTCAGAAGAAGATGAGGCATACCAAGATTACGAGGATGTGGTACAGAAAGTAA
- a CDS encoding Malonyl CoA-acyl carrier protein transacylase, with the protein MATILNPPSKLLSLRTLLSLPASIRPAVYASCHSRSLSTAPEKKHPKTAIFFPGQGVQRVGMTTDWLEAFPRTVKPMLEQMDETLNVSLSKIIADGPNSLLTATENAQPAIMWSSMIILRVLEQEFNFKVSERVDITLGHSLGEFAALVAGGYLRDTDALKLVRRRAEIMARCSKEANEEVGMVALVCEADHVASMVQAIHSFLDQSSEGAKTDSHSDTDLPPVQQVMIANVNSKNQVVLSGGIRRINELLTHLRQFSGHDPRAVRLKSDSPFHSPLMKPAADLMKKMLHQPSPTAGREEDIVIWPGVMPCISNVSARPFKSKTQLKDFLAQQCVATVLWHDSIVYLHQEEKCKRWIGIGPGKVGRNLVGKEVGMKGAGTKGGGVWGVSGPGEVEAVLSDLDRTDAYEEE; encoded by the coding sequence ATGGCAACCATCCTGAACCCTCCCTCGAAGCTCCTGTCACTGCGAACTCTACTGTCGCTCCCAGCCTCAATCAGACCCGCCGTGTACGCATCATGTCACTCGCGAAGTCTATCTACCGCACCGGAGAAGAAGCACCCAAAGACAGCCATCTTCTTCCCGGGTCAAGGAGTGCAACGCGTGGGCATGACCACAGACTGGCTAGAAGCATTTCCCAGAACCGTGAAGCCCATGCTGGAGCAGATGGACGAGACCTTGAATGTCAGCCTGTCGAAGATCATAGCAGATGGGCCCAACAGTCTGCTCACAGCGACGGAGAATGCGCAGCCTGCCATTATGTGGAGCTCAATGATCATCCTGCGAGTCCTCGAGCAAGAGTTCAACTTCAAGGTGTCGGAAAGAGTCGACATTACACTAGGTCACTCGCTGGGAGAGTTCGCCGCCCTCGTAGCAGGAGGTTACCTACGAGACACCGATGCGCTGAAGTTGGTACGGAGAAGAGCAGAGATCATGGCCCGCTGCTCGAAAGAAGCCAATGAGGAAGTCGGCATGGTCGCGCTCGTCTGCGAAGCCGATCACGTCGCCTCCATGGTGCAGGCGATCCACTCCTTCCTCGATCAGAGCTCCGAAGGCGCAAAGACAGACTCCCACTCCGACACCGACCTGCCTCCCGTGCAACAGGTTATGATCGCGAACGTCAACTCGAAGAACCAGGTGGTCCTGTCCGGCGGTATTCGTAGAATAAATGAACTCCTGACCCACCTCCGCCAATTCTCTGGTCACGATCCTCGCGCTGTACGATTAAAGAGCGACTCGCCATTCCACTCCCCCTTGATGAAACCCGCCGCGGACCTCATGAAGAAGATGCTACACCAACCCTCCCCGACCGCAGGGAGGGAAGAGGACATTGTAATCTGGCCAGGCGTCATGCCGTGTATCAGCAACGTCTCAGCACGACCTTTCAAGAGCAAGACGCAGCTGAAAGATTTCCTGGCGCAACAATGTGTCGCGACGGTTCTGTGGCACGACAGCATTGTATACCTTCACCAGGAAGAGAAGTGCAAGCGCTGGATTGGCATTGGGCCAGGCAAGGTGGGCAGGAACCTTGTGGGCAAGGAAGTGGGCATGAAGGGGGCTGGCACGAAGGGAGGAGGGGTGTGGGGGGTTAGTGGACCGGGTGAGGTGGAGGCTGTATTGAGCGATTTGGATAGGACTGATGCGTATGAGGAGGAGTGA
- a CDS encoding NADP-specific glutamate dehydrogenase has translation MAGVSGPNLSEPEFEQAYKELASTLESSKLYEKNPEYKKALKIASIPERVIQFRVTWEDDKGEVQVNRGFRVQFNSALGPYKGGLRFHPSVNLSILKFLGFEQIFKNALTGLNMGGGKGGADFDPKGKSDNEIRKFCVAFMRELSKHIGADTDVPAGDIGVSPREIGWMFGTYRAERNRWEGVLTGKGGNWGGSLIRPEATGFGLVYYVQHMIQYATGGKESFKGKRVAISGSGNVAQYAALKAIELGATIVSLSDSKGAIIATDDKGITADEINYIADLKVKRKALTELSESPEHKNKFKYIEGARPWVHVGKVDVALPSATQNEISGEEAQKLVEAGCKYIAEGSNMGSTQDAIDVFEKVRKEKKGDGIWYGPGKAANAGGVAVSGLEMAQNSQRLKWTSEEVDNKLKGIMEACFQNCLETAKEYVPAAEGELPSLVAGANIAGAIKVFSAMRDQGDWWSY, from the exons ATGGCCGGCGTCTCAGGACCAAACCTCTCAGAGCCTGAGTTCGAGCAGGCTTACAA GGAGCTCGCCTCCACCCTCGAGTCCAGCAAGCTGTACGAGAAGAACCCAGAATACAAGAAAGcccttaagatcgcctccATCCCCGAGCGTGTGATCCAATTCAGGGTAACATGGGAGGACGACAAGGGCGAGGTGCAAGTCAACCGTGGCTTCCGAGTCCAGTTCAACAGTGCTTTGGGACCCTACAAGGGAGGACTGAGATTCCACCCCAGTGTGAATCTCAGTATCTTGAAGTTTTTGGGTTTCGAGCAGATTTTCAAGAATGCTTTGACCGGGC TCAACATGGGCGGTGGTAAAGGTGGTGCCGACTTCGACCCCAAGGGCAAGTCAGACAACGAGATCCGCAAGTTCTGCGTGGCCTTCATGCGCGAGCTGAGCAAGCACATCGGTGCCGACACTGATGTGCCAGCCGGTGACATTGGTGTCTCACCACGTGAGATTGGTTGGATGTTTGGCACATACCGTGCTGAGCGTAACAGGTGGGAGGGAGTCCTGACCGGCAAGGGCGGCAACTGGGGTGGCAGCTTGATCCGTCCAGAGGCGACTGGGTTTGGTCTTGTATACT ACGTCCAGCACATGATCCAATACGCCACCGGCGGCAAAGAGTCCTTCAAGGGCAAGCGTGTCGCCATCTCCGGCTCCGGCAACGTCGCCCAATACGCCGCTCTCAAAGCCATCGAACTCGGCGCCACAATCGTCTCCCTCTCCGACTCCAAGGGTGCCATCATCGCCACAGACGACAAGGGCATCACAGCGGATGAGATCAACTACATCGCCGACCTAAAGGTCAAGCGTAAGGCACTCACCGAGCTCTCCGAGAGCCCCGAGCACAAGAACAAGTTCAAGTACATCGAAGGCGCACGACCCTGGGTTCACGTTGGAAAGGTCGATGTTGCTCTCCCATCTGCGACACAGAACGAGATCTCAGGTGAGGAAGCACAAAAGCTCGTCGAGGCAGGCTGCAAGTACATCGCCGAAGGCTCCAACATGGGTTCGACCCAAGACGCCATCGATGTGTTCGAGAAAGTCCGCAAGGAGAAGAAGGGAGACGGGATTTGGTACGGTCCCGGCAAAGCCGCCAACGCCGGCGGTGTCGCAGTCAGTGGTCTAGAGATGGCGCAGAATTCCCAGAGGCTGAAGTGGACGAGCGAGGAGGTCGACAACAAGTTGAAGGGCATTATGGAGGCGTGCTTCCAGAACTGCCTGGAGACTGCGAAGGAGTATGTCCCTGCTGCTGAGGGAGAGTTGCCGAGTCTGGTGGCAGGTGCGAATATTGCGGGTGCGATTAAGGTGTTTTCGGCAATGAGGGACCAGGGAGATTGGTGGTCTTACTAG
- a CDS encoding Rhamnolipids biosynthesis 3-oxoacyl-[acyl-carrier-protein] reductase produces MAHSSVTADLTVANLFNFKQHVVLVTGGATGLGEMAAQAFVQNGAKVIIASRKKSELEKTASRLNSLGPGKCEYVVADLKDRAGCDALCAEVKKKTDRLTVLINNSGATWGAPYDDFPESGWDKLMALNVKAIFYTTVGLHSLLTANATAHSPSRVINIASMAGIQTLDVTTGDEGGLAAPGSGTFSYGPSKAACIHLSRMQASKLMPHHVTVNCICPGVFPSRMTAYGMEAFGETLVAGQPSGRVGKPEDFAGLVLFLSGQGAGHVTGNVIEIDGGSTRSGFRGKAKAGKEKL; encoded by the exons ATGGCTCACTCATCAGTAACCGCAGACCTGACCGTCGCCAACCTCTTCAACTTCAAGCAACAT GTCGTCCTCGTCACGGGCGGCGCAACTGGTCTCGGCGAGATGGCTGCCCAAGcctttgtccagaatggTGCCAAGGTCATCATCGCCAGCCGGAAGAAGTCAGAACTGGAGAAGACAGCCAGTCGCTTGAACAGCCTTGGTCCAGGGAAATGCGAGTACGTCGTAGCAGACCTCAAGGATCGAGCTGGGTGTGATGCGCTCTGCGCAGAAGTCAAGAAGAAGACTGATCGTTTGACGGTTTTGATTAACAACTCCGGTGCTACATG GGGCGCTCCATACGACGACTTCCCCGAATCCGGCTGGGACAAACTAATGGCCCTCAACGTCAAAGCAATCTTCTACACAACCGTCGGCCTCCACTCCCTCCTCACCGCCAACGCCACAGCCCACAGCCCCTCCCGCGTCATCAACATCGCCTCCATGGCCGGAATTCAAACCCTCGACGTCACAACTGGCGACGAGGGAGGCCTCGCCGCCCCCGGTAGTGGTACCTTCTCCTACGGCCCATCAAAAGCCGCTTGTATCCATCTTTCCCGCATGCAGGCGAGTAAGTTGATGCCGCACCATGTTACAGTGAATTGTATCTGTCCGGGTGTCTTTCCGAGTCGCATGACGGCGTATGGGATGGAGGCGTTTGGGGAGACGTTGGTGGCGGGACAGCCGTCGGGGAGGGTGGGCAAGCCGGAGGATTTTGCGGGTCTGGTGTTGTTCTTGAGTGGACAGGGAGCTGGGCATGTTACGGGGAATGTTATTGAGATTGATGGGGGGAGCACGAGGAGTGGGTTTAGGGGCAAGGCGAAGGCTGGGAAGGAGAAGTTGTGA
- a CDS encoding Riboflavin transporter MCH5 produces MDVEANPVIHLVASRASAQQDRMDGKNNDVEEAREVSQEDAPDHAEATFPGDRGEAAAWVVLAGSFLALFPSFGLMVSIGTLQDYWQYHQLAGFSSRDIGWISGVFVYLALALGICFGPIFDRYGPRIIMFVGSIAYIAAIFLLAECKLYWHFMLCLGLLAGPAAAALTTIALAVVSHWFKVKRGLASGVAMVGNSFGGVLIPLVLRHCLPRYGYAWSVRTLGFVFTACLIISNLLVRSRFPPSPDAKKAKIFSLDLFGSGSFTFLTLSVFGIEVVLFGSLGILPTYASLSTDYPAATGFYLIAVMNGSSCFGRILPGFISDYVGRFNTLLVMMVFTLIVILVVWLPFGTSSLSALYAFTALFGFGTGSWMAMVPATIATLSGPHHFGRYFGTSYFVASLATLVCIPISGELVQSVGPRALVGFICVMLFVSIGLFATSRWCLLERRWKWLAIV; encoded by the coding sequence ATGGATGTCGAAGCCAATCCAGTCATTCACCTCGTCGCTTCGCGGGCTTCGGCTCAGCAGGACAGGATGGATGGCAAGAACAACGACGTTGAAGAAGCGCGGGAAGTGTCGCAAGAAGACGCACCTGATCATGCAGAAGCTACATTCCCAGGCGATCGAGGAGAAGCAGCTGCTTGGGTAGTTCTAGCTGGTTCGTTCCTCGCGCTCTTTCCGAGTTTTGGACTCATGGTCAGCATCGGCACGTTGCAAGACTACTGGCAGTATCATCAACTGGCCGGCTTCTCCTCTAGAGACATTGGATGGATTTCTGGCGTTTTCGTCTACCTCGCTCTGGCATTAGGGATCTGCTTCGGACCAATATTCGATCGTTATGGGCCTAGAATTATCATGTTTGTGGGGAGTATTGCGTACATTGCCGCAATCTTTCTGTTGGCGGAGTGCAAGCTGTACTGGCATTTCATGCTGTGCTTGGGACTGCTAGCTGGACCTGCTGCTGCGGCGCTGACGACGATTGCGCTGGCTGTCGTCAGTCATTGGTTCAAGGTCAAGAGAGGTCTTGCCTCTGGCGTTGCAATGGTCGGGAACTCCTTCGGTGGTGTTCTCATCCCGCTCGTACTGCGCCATTGCTTACCTCGATATGGCTATGCATGGTCTGTGAGGACCCTTGGCTTCGTCTTCACAGCATGTCTCATCATCTCGAACTTGCTAGTGCGATCACGGTTTCCACCTTCACCCGATGCAAAGAAGGCGAAAATCTTCTCTCTGGATCTCTTCGGCAGCGGAAGCTTCACGTTCTTGACTCTAAGCGTCTTCGGCATCGAAGTCGTGCTCTTCGGATCCCTGGGTATTCTACCAACATACGCCAGTCTCAGTACCGATTACCCTGCAGCAACAGGATTCTACCTCATCGCAGTGATGAATGGCAGTTCTTGCTTCGGCAGAATTCTACCAGGCTTCATCAGCGATTACGTCGGACGCTTCAACACTTTACTGGTCATGATGGTCTTCACACTGATCGTCATTCTCGTCGTCTGGCTACCTTTCGGCACATCATCCCTTTCAGCATTATACGCTTTCACGGCGCTATTTGGTTTCGGGACTGGTTCATGGATGGCGATGGTGCCTGCAACTATTGCTACACTGTCTGGCCCGCATCACTTCGGAAGATACTTCGGAACTTCGTACTTCGTGGCTTCTTTGGCGACCTTGGTGTGCATACCGATATCCGGAGAGCTTGTGCAGAGTGTTGGTCCTCGGGCACTGGTTGGATTCATCTGTGTCATGCTGTTCGTTTCGATCGGACTTTTCGCAACGAGCAGGTGGTGTCTGCTTGAGAGGAGGTGGAAGTGGCTGGCCATCGTCTAG
- a CDS encoding Vegetative incompatibility protein HET-E-1: MWLIDVDTLKLQNFVGKPSGDQDEYAILSHTWAQDEVTFQDLAHLSAAKRKAGFWKIQKCCEQAKRDGFKWAWVDTCCIDKSSSAELQEAIDSMFDWYANAAHCYAYLPDVGLGKGDVADKDGFIESRWFSRGWTLQELIAPGLLTFYGRDWCYPGPRIELKWLIAKRTGIPQGLLISGPISQDSRAVRSLNHYSIAQRMSWASERQTTRVEDRAYSLLGLFGVAMPMLYGEGRQAFMRLQEEIVRISRDLSIFAWERPKMSIHQNHISKRDEDARLSLLTPSPDFFGQCGDIIFYETKQAVQSSIEKTISSVGMKLTMPIMPIYVSDYEPADYVGIINCYHKTDVTYVIALKLMSERAMLMGSADPAQIEHKTEPLHLTPYALRNVTGEWALAESRTFHLDALRAEQEPVMRTVILARDQEVLEDPLLAQHREGVSHGYDLVLPADLHKALDHYLFNHIWLRMAPPKDGPRWEVIDMYPKDAWSTSNLSFSVGEYFGNQRPGPSEISYGEVPYIISAIALKRHDIVNSRLLISFACPVDRPKKRRVYFRIDQLEPETTVTHRLFLRYCEKLMREEVQNEHEDRYMRKESRGEYRAAKGVHLYDGSRTYDASSFVIAPQTRILAGRWVAIMHVHDVASREEVEALTKESGLPVWVKGA; the protein is encoded by the coding sequence ATGTGGCTGATCGATGTCGACACGCTGAAGCTCCAGAACTTCGTTGGCAAACCAAGCGGCGACCAAGATGAGTATGCGATCCTGTCGCATACGTGGGCACAAGACGAAGTGACCTTCCAAGACCTGGCCCATCTGTCGGCAGCTAAACGCAAAGCAGGCTTTTGGAAGATACAAAAGTGCTGCGAACAAGCAAAGAGAGATGGGTTCAAATGGGCTTGGGTCGATACCTGCTGCATCGACAAGAGCTCAAGTGCAGAGCTGCAAGAGGCCATCGACTCGATGTTCGACTGGTATGCTAATGCAGCGCACTGCTATGCGTACCTCCCCGATGTCGGTCTCGGTAAGGGAGACGTTGCTGACAAGGATGGTTTTATCGAAAGCAGATGGTTCAGCCGTGGCTGGACCCTACAAGAGCTCATCGCGCCAGGGCTACTTACGTTCTATGGACGAGATTGGTGTTACCCAGGCCCAAGGATCGAGTTGAAATGGCTAATAGCTAAGCGCACTGGCATTCCACAAGGCCTGCTTATATCAGGACCTATCAGTCAGGATTCCAGGGCCGTGAGGAGCTTAAATCACTACAGTATCGCACAGCGCATGTCTTGGGCGTCTGAACGTCAGACGACGAGAGTCGAAGATCGAGCTTATTCACTGCTGGGTCTGTTCGGCGTAGCGATGCCGATGCTGTATGGCGAAGGTCGGCAGGCTTTCATGCGCCTACAAGAAGAGATAGTGCGCATCAGTAGAGACCTCTCCATCTTTGCATGGGAGCGACCGAAAATGTCCATTCATCAAAATCATATCTCCAAGCGTGACGAGGATGCTCGGCTGAGCTTGCTGACACCTTCGCCAGACTTCTTCGGCCAATGCGGGGATATCATCTTCTACGAGACAAAGCAAGCTGTGCAGAGCTCGATCGAAAAGACAATCTCCAGTGTCGGCATGAAGCTCACTATGCCAATCATGCCAATATATGTCAGCGATTATGAGCCAGCAGACTATGTCGGAATCATCAACTGTTACCATAAGACCGACGTAACATATGTGATTGCCCTCAAGCTGATGAGCGAGAGGGCGATGTTGATGGGTTCAGCGGACCCTGCTCAGATCGAGCACAAGACAGAGCCCCTTCACCTCACGCCTTATGCTCTACGAAATGTCACCGGCGAGTGGGCACTGGCAGAAAGTCGTACGTTCCATCTTGATGCTCTCCGCGCCGAGCAGGAACCAGTCATGCGAACAGTGATCCTTGCCCGGGATCAAGAAGTGCTCGAGGATCCACTCTTGGCCCAACATCGTGAAGGCGTCTCCCATGGCTATGACCTGGTCCTGCCAGCTGACCTACACAAAGCCCTAGACCATTACCTCTTCAACCACATCTGGCTGCGAATGGCACCTCCCAAGGACGGCCCACGCTGGGAAGTAATCGACATGTACCCGAAGGATGCCTGGAGCACGTCCAACCTCTCCTTTTCAGTCGGTGAATACTTCGGTAACCAACGCCCGGGGCCCTCAGAAATTTCATACGGAGAGGTACCCTACATAATCAGCGCCATAGCCCTCAAACGCCACGACATCGTCAACAGCCGCCTCCTCATCTCCTTCGCATGCCCCGTAGATCGACCAAAGAAGCGACGTGTCTACTTCCGCATCGATCAACTCGAACCAGAAACTACCGTGACTCATCGGCTCTTCCTGCGGTACTGCGAGAAGCTGATGCGTGAGGAAGTGCAGAATGAGCATGAGGATAGGTACATGAGGAAGGAGAGTCGGGGCGAGTATCGTGCTGCCAAGGGTGTGCATCTTTACGATGGGTCGAGGACTTATGATGCTTCGAGCTTTGTGATTGCGCCGCAGACGAGGATTCTGGCGGGGAGGTGGGTGGCGATTATGCATGTTCATGATGTGGCTTCGAGGGAGGAGGTTGAGGCGTTGACGAAGGAGTCGGGGTTGCCGGTGTGGGTTAAGGGTGCGTAG